A window of Neisseria canis contains these coding sequences:
- a CDS encoding polysaccharide export protein, translating into MKKLTLISLSVILAASGCTVVPGSGLPTGNKTIVHHENDTENEKVQLDSRVNIYPITLNLLQSIEAHPKINRPNHELERKRAAYRYTLGKGDVLNIRVWYHPDLNTPATIGVPSSNAGALATTVQNQQSNNGIWVNDHGRIFFPLVGEITVTGKTINQVQSELSSRLRKYIKNPQVEVNVAEFRSQRVSISGSVRQAGQLPITNVPMTLLDAIDLAGGITDQADPQNVKWTHNGVDHTISIEDLRANGDATQNHLLSNGDIIYVPSNENSKVFVLGEVTRQSSLRMPPKGITLTEAMSEAGGMDQIHANASGVFVIRNVPSDIEKPIHVYQLNLRDATAYALGNRFKLQTNDVVYITAAPVTRWDRVVSQAVGLANTISSVNSSF; encoded by the coding sequence ATGAAAAAATTAACTCTTATTAGCCTATCAGTCATTCTTGCAGCTTCTGGTTGTACAGTTGTTCCAGGTTCCGGTTTACCAACAGGTAACAAAACAATTGTGCACCATGAAAACGATACTGAAAACGAAAAAGTACAATTGGATAGTCGAGTTAATATCTATCCTATTACTCTGAACCTATTACAAAGTATTGAAGCTCATCCCAAAATTAACCGGCCAAACCACGAATTGGAAAGAAAAAGAGCAGCCTATAGATATACCTTAGGTAAGGGTGATGTTCTCAATATTCGTGTTTGGTATCATCCCGACTTAAACACTCCTGCTACTATTGGCGTCCCCTCCTCCAATGCAGGCGCACTTGCTACAACTGTACAAAACCAACAAAGCAATAACGGTATCTGGGTTAATGATCACGGTCGTATTTTCTTCCCGCTTGTCGGGGAAATTACTGTTACCGGTAAAACCATTAATCAAGTTCAATCCGAGTTATCATCGCGCCTAAGAAAATACATCAAAAACCCGCAAGTCGAAGTTAACGTTGCAGAATTCCGCTCTCAACGCGTAAGTATTTCGGGTTCTGTTCGCCAAGCAGGTCAATTGCCAATAACCAATGTTCCTATGACATTGCTTGATGCTATTGATTTGGCGGGAGGAATTACAGATCAAGCAGATCCACAAAATGTAAAATGGACGCATAATGGCGTAGATCATACAATTTCTATTGAAGATCTGCGTGCAAATGGTGATGCCACGCAAAATCACTTACTAAGTAACGGCGACATTATCTACGTTCCGTCTAATGAAAATAGTAAAGTTTTTGTTTTGGGAGAAGTTACCCGTCAAAGCTCCTTGCGTATGCCTCCTAAAGGCATAACTCTAACTGAAGCAATGAGTGAAGCCGGCGGTATGGATCAAATACACGCGAATGCGAGCGGTGTTTTCGTTATCCGAAATGTACCATCAGATATTGAAAAACCCATCCATGTGTACCAATTGAATCTTAGAGATGCTACTGCTTACGCGCTTGGCAACCGCTTTAAACTGCAAACCAATGATGTGGTTTATATTACCGCAGCTCCTGTTACACGTTGGGATCGCGTTGTTTCTCAAGCTGTCGGCTTAGCAAATACCATTTCTTCAGTAAACAGTTCATTTTAA
- a CDS encoding nitrate reductase subunit alpha, whose amino-acid sequence MSHFLDRLKFFSQKHEPFADGHGVLTEEDRKWEDAYRSRWQHDKVVRSTHGVNCTGSCSWKVYVKNGLITWETQQTDYPRTRPDLPNHEPRGCPRGASYSWYVYSAQRVKYPMMRGVLAEMWREARKTMSPIEAWAWIVEDENRAKSYKTQRGLGGFVRTSWDEANEMVAAANAYTIKNYGPDRVFGFSPIPAMSMVSYAAGARYLGLIGGVPLSFYDWYCDLPPASPQIWGEQTDVAESADWYNANYLMVWGSNVPMTRTPDAHFYTEVRYKGTKTVAVSSDFGEMAKFGDIWLAPKQGTDAALAMAMGHVILKEFHIDNPSPYFTDYVRRLTDMPVLVRLDADGKGYAPKYFLRASELAAFGEEQNADWKTLVWDELSDGLCLPNGSIGFRWDGSQKWNLETRAQDKEVHAALSLKERADEVVNVGFTYFGGECDDMIYRKVPAKRIPLTNGETALVATVFDLMVANYGVDNGLGCENVAKDYFDDKPYTPAWQEKHTGVKPELVIQVAREFAQNAHDTEGRSMVIVGAGLNHWYHMDMAYRGIINMLMMCGSIGKSGGGWCHYVGQEKLRPQSGWIPLTFATDWHRPPRQMNSTSFFYAHTSQWRHEKVHVDEILAPDADSDMSKLSMIDYNAKAERMGWLPSAPQLGANPLDIADQADAAGVDTAQYVAGRLKDGSLDLACNDPDNPQNFPRNLFVWRSNLLGSSGKGHEYFLKYLLGTQNAVLSDENDEECIKPSEITVRPAAEGKLDLLTVLDFRMSTTCLYGDIVLPTATWYEKDDLNTSDMHPFIHPLTEAVQPLWQSKTDWEIYKGFAKKFSEIAKDYIGVRKDIVLTPLMHDSPQELGQPFDPKDWKHGECDPIPGKTMPAITVVERDYGAIYEKFTSVGPLLEKINNNGKGMAWDTKHEVEFLRKLNGVQSTGAGKGQPKIETAIDACEMVLTLAPETNGHVAKKAWQALGKATGRDHTHLINASEHTAIRFRDIVAQPRKIVTSPIWSGVESEEVCYNAGYTNVHELIPWRTITGRQQFYQDHKWMRDFGEHLCVYKPAVDFKTTKKLLGKYPNGNKEITLNFLTPHQKWGIHSTYSENLRMLTLFRGGPHVWISEIDAKKAGIVDNDWVEVFNANGTIACRAVVSQRIPETMILMYHAQEKIVHTPAGEVSQKRGGIHNSVTRAILKPTHMIGGYAQLAYGFNYYGTVGSNRDEWVIVRKMNKVDWMDEPAR is encoded by the coding sequence ATGAGCCACTTTTTAGACCGCCTGAAATTTTTCAGCCAAAAACACGAACCCTTTGCCGACGGGCACGGTGTGCTCACCGAAGAAGACCGCAAATGGGAAGATGCCTACCGCAGCCGCTGGCAGCACGATAAAGTGGTGCGCTCCACCCACGGTGTGAACTGTACCGGTTCGTGCAGTTGGAAAGTTTATGTGAAAAACGGCCTGATTACTTGGGAAACCCAGCAGACCGACTATCCGCGTACCCGCCCCGATTTGCCCAACCACGAGCCGCGGGGCTGTCCGCGCGGTGCTTCTTACAGCTGGTATGTGTATTCCGCCCAACGTGTGAAATACCCGATGATGCGCGGGGTGTTGGCGGAAATGTGGCGTGAAGCGCGCAAAACCATGTCGCCGATTGAAGCTTGGGCATGGATTGTAGAAGACGAAAACCGTGCCAAATCGTATAAAACCCAACGCGGCTTGGGTGGCTTCGTGCGTACGTCTTGGGACGAAGCCAATGAAATGGTGGCTGCGGCCAATGCTTACACTATTAAAAACTACGGCCCCGACCGCGTGTTCGGTTTCTCGCCGATTCCCGCTATGTCGATGGTAAGCTACGCTGCCGGTGCGCGTTATTTGGGCTTAATCGGCGGTGTACCGCTGTCGTTTTACGACTGGTATTGCGACTTGCCGCCTGCCAGCCCGCAAATTTGGGGCGAGCAAACCGACGTGGCCGAGTCTGCCGACTGGTATAACGCCAACTATCTGATGGTGTGGGGTTCCAACGTGCCGATGACGCGTACGCCCGATGCCCATTTCTACACCGAAGTACGCTACAAAGGCACCAAAACCGTGGCCGTATCTTCCGACTTCGGCGAAATGGCGAAGTTCGGCGATATTTGGCTGGCGCCGAAACAAGGTACCGACGCAGCTTTGGCGATGGCGATGGGTCATGTGATTCTGAAAGAGTTCCACATCGACAATCCTTCTCCTTATTTCACCGATTATGTGCGCCGCTTAACCGATATGCCCGTATTGGTGCGCTTGGATGCCGACGGTAAAGGCTATGCGCCTAAATATTTCCTGCGTGCGTCCGAATTGGCCGCATTCGGCGAAGAACAAAATGCCGATTGGAAAACTTTGGTATGGGACGAGCTTTCAGACGGCCTCTGCCTGCCCAACGGTTCTATCGGTTTCCGCTGGGACGGCAGTCAAAAATGGAACTTGGAAACCCGCGCACAAGATAAAGAAGTTCATGCCGCCCTGTCGCTGAAAGAGCGCGCCGATGAAGTGGTAAACGTAGGCTTTACCTACTTTGGTGGCGAGTGCGACGACATGATTTACCGTAAAGTGCCTGCCAAACGCATTCCACTGACCAACGGCGAAACCGCGTTGGTAGCGACCGTGTTCGACCTAATGGTGGCCAACTACGGCGTGGACAACGGTTTGGGCTGCGAAAATGTTGCCAAAGATTATTTCGACGACAAGCCTTACACGCCGGCATGGCAGGAGAAACACACCGGCGTGAAACCGGAGCTGGTGATTCAGGTAGCCCGCGAGTTCGCCCAAAACGCCCACGACACCGAAGGCCGCAGCATGGTAATTGTCGGTGCCGGTCTGAACCACTGGTATCACATGGACATGGCGTATCGCGGCATCATCAATATGCTGATGATGTGCGGCTCTATCGGTAAATCCGGCGGCGGCTGGTGCCACTATGTAGGCCAAGAAAAACTGCGCCCGCAAAGCGGTTGGATTCCGTTGACGTTTGCCACCGACTGGCACCGTCCGCCGCGCCAAATGAACAGCACCTCGTTCTTCTACGCCCATACCAGCCAATGGCGGCATGAAAAAGTGCATGTAGATGAAATTCTTGCGCCGGATGCCGACAGCGATATGAGCAAGCTCTCCATGATCGATTACAACGCCAAAGCCGAACGCATGGGCTGGCTGCCGAGCGCGCCGCAATTGGGTGCAAACCCCTTGGATATTGCCGACCAAGCCGATGCCGCAGGAGTGGATACGGCTCAATATGTGGCAGGCCGTCTGAAAGACGGTTCGCTGGATTTGGCGTGTAACGACCCCGACAACCCGCAAAACTTCCCGCGCAACCTATTTGTGTGGCGTTCCAACCTGCTCGGTTCTTCGGGCAAAGGCCATGAGTATTTCCTGAAATACCTGCTGGGCACGCAAAACGCCGTGTTGAGCGACGAAAACGACGAAGAGTGCATCAAGCCGTCTGAAATTACCGTGCGCCCCGCCGCAGAAGGCAAACTCGACCTGCTGACCGTACTCGATTTCCGCATGTCTACCACCTGCCTGTACGGCGACATCGTGTTGCCGACTGCTACATGGTACGAAAAAGACGACCTCAACACTTCCGACATGCATCCGTTTATCCATCCGCTCACCGAGGCCGTACAACCGCTGTGGCAAAGCAAAACCGACTGGGAAATCTACAAAGGCTTTGCCAAAAAATTCAGCGAAATCGCCAAAGACTATATCGGCGTGCGCAAAGACATCGTGCTCACCCCACTGATGCACGACAGCCCGCAGGAACTCGGCCAGCCGTTTGACCCGAAAGACTGGAAACACGGCGAATGCGACCCGATTCCCGGCAAAACCATGCCTGCAATTACCGTCGTCGAGCGTGATTACGGCGCGATTTACGAAAAATTCACTTCGGTTGGCCCGTTGCTGGAAAAAATCAACAACAACGGCAAAGGTATGGCTTGGGACACCAAACACGAAGTTGAATTCCTGCGCAAACTCAACGGCGTACAATCAACCGGCGCGGGCAAAGGCCAGCCGAAAATCGAAACCGCCATTGATGCCTGCGAAATGGTGTTGACCCTCGCACCCGAAACCAACGGCCACGTTGCCAAAAAAGCATGGCAAGCCTTGGGTAAAGCCACCGGCCGCGATCATACCCATTTGATTAACGCCAGCGAGCACACCGCCATCCGCTTCCGCGACATTGTCGCCCAGCCGCGCAAAATCGTAACCTCACCGATTTGGTCGGGCGTGGAAAGCGAAGAAGTGTGCTACAACGCCGGCTATACCAACGTGCACGAACTCATCCCGTGGCGCACCATCACCGGCCGCCAGCAGTTCTACCAAGACCACAAATGGATGCGTGATTTCGGCGAACACTTGTGCGTGTACAAGCCCGCCGTCGATTTCAAAACCACCAAAAAACTGCTCGGCAAATACCCCAACGGCAACAAGGAAATTACGCTTAACTTCCTCACGCCGCACCAAAAATGGGGCATTCACAGCACCTATTCGGAAAACCTGCGCATGCTTACCCTGTTCCGCGGCGGCCCGCACGTGTGGATTTCCGAAATCGATGCCAAGAAAGCCGGCATTGTCGATAACGACTGGGTGGAAGTGTTCAACGCCAACGGCACCATCGCCTGCCGCGCCGTGGTAAGCCAACGCATCCCCGAAACCATGATTCTGATGTACCACGCACAGGAAAAAATCGTCCACACACCCGCGGGCGAGGTTTCGCAAAAACGCGGCGGCATCCACAATTCCGTGACCCGCGCCATCTTGAAACCCACCCACATGATCGGCGGCTACGCCCAGCTCGCCTACGGTTTCAACTACTACGGCACGGTAGGTTCCAACCGCGACGAATGGGTGATTGTGCGTAAAATGAACAAAGTGGATTGGATGGATGAACCGGCAAGGTAA
- a CDS encoding polysaccharide biosynthesis tyrosine autokinase produces the protein MATKSTQAFESSIDLRQLLTILYRHKLPIGTAIAAGFIVGGLYSMSAQPVYRADALLSVEAQNNQILPQLNNGAIPQRGMGSGADAEIDLIKSRSVIGQTVDNLQLDLEIEPVYTPIIGSTLAKFSNAGQPAIKVERFTAPEDFENKTFTLKVESPNTYIFTTPDGESLEGKVGKPLKFANGGEFFINQILAETGQSFSITKLSRLRAINGISDNLSVSAQGDGSPLITLGYTGTDRKKIETVLNHIIDNYVSQNKNRDVQMATSGLAFISEELPRLKQSLQDAETRLNQYRTNTGSVDIPSEAQGALRSLTDIETQITTLRAEEAGMSELYTPEHPSYKSVRDRLKVLEEARDRINRQISTLPQTEQQVIRLNRDVEINQATYVQLLNRQQELNILKASSQGNIRVIDPAVAEEKPFKPRRAMITLLSAIAAGLLASSLFVLRAIARPTIKVSDDIRAMGYNLISTIPSSNTQIKADKRYNRLSTSKSKRPQYLLANIHTNDVAVETIRALRTNLHFATINNKSSMIMIAGTTPGVGKSFVSSNLATVTAQAGSKVLLVDADLRRGMLHHSFGLTEENGLAEILDGSSNFDASIKQTDVPGLDFISRGHSPQSPSEMLMSDKFKEFIATAKDKYDYVIIDTPPVLAVTDSSVIGRLADLTLLIARYRKTSHDELEDSMSRLNNAGIKVEGVIFNGVERTARNYYQYQAYTGK, from the coding sequence ATGGCAACTAAATCTACTCAAGCATTTGAAAGCTCGATTGACTTACGTCAACTACTGACTATTTTATACCGCCATAAGCTGCCTATCGGAACTGCTATTGCAGCAGGTTTCATTGTTGGCGGCCTTTACAGTATGTCTGCTCAACCTGTGTACCGTGCAGATGCTCTATTATCAGTAGAAGCGCAAAACAACCAAATTTTACCTCAACTCAATAATGGAGCCATACCGCAAAGGGGCATGGGTTCTGGTGCAGATGCGGAAATTGATTTAATCAAATCCCGCTCGGTTATTGGTCAAACGGTCGATAATCTCCAACTTGATTTAGAAATTGAGCCTGTTTACACTCCTATAATTGGCTCCACATTAGCTAAATTCAGCAATGCTGGCCAACCTGCAATCAAAGTTGAACGTTTTACAGCACCGGAAGACTTTGAAAACAAAACCTTTACACTAAAAGTTGAAAGCCCTAACACTTATATTTTTACCACTCCTGATGGAGAATCCTTGGAAGGTAAAGTGGGCAAGCCACTTAAGTTTGCCAATGGCGGTGAATTTTTTATCAACCAAATTCTCGCAGAAACAGGGCAATCTTTTTCAATTACCAAACTTTCCCGTTTGCGTGCGATCAATGGCATCAGCGACAACCTGTCTGTAAGCGCACAAGGTGACGGTAGTCCCTTGATTACCTTAGGCTACACCGGCACAGACAGAAAAAAAATCGAAACTGTCCTAAACCACATTATCGATAACTATGTAAGCCAAAACAAAAACCGCGATGTACAAATGGCTACAAGTGGTTTGGCATTCATCAGCGAAGAATTGCCCCGTTTAAAACAGTCTTTACAAGATGCTGAAACCAGATTGAATCAATACCGAACCAATACAGGTTCTGTTGATATTCCATCAGAAGCACAAGGCGCACTCCGCAGCTTAACCGATATCGAAACCCAAATAACCACTCTGCGCGCAGAAGAAGCCGGAATGTCTGAGCTCTATACTCCAGAACATCCGTCTTATAAATCTGTTCGTGACCGCTTGAAAGTATTGGAAGAAGCAAGAGATCGTATCAACCGCCAAATTTCTACCCTGCCGCAAACCGAACAGCAAGTTATCCGTTTGAACCGTGATGTGGAAATTAACCAAGCAACTTATGTTCAATTATTAAACCGCCAACAAGAATTGAATATTTTAAAAGCCAGCTCACAGGGTAATATTCGCGTTATCGATCCTGCGGTTGCCGAAGAAAAACCATTTAAGCCGCGCCGTGCGATGATCACTTTGCTATCCGCTATTGCCGCAGGCTTACTTGCCTCTTCACTCTTCGTACTACGCGCAATTGCACGCCCGACTATCAAGGTATCCGACGATATTCGTGCTATGGGCTACAATCTGATTTCAACTATTCCGTCTTCCAACACTCAGATAAAAGCCGACAAGCGCTATAATCGTTTGAGCACAAGCAAGAGCAAGCGCCCACAATACCTACTTGCCAATATCCATACCAATGATGTGGCAGTAGAAACGATTCGAGCGCTACGCACCAACTTGCATTTCGCTACCATTAATAATAAGAGCAGCATGATTATGATTGCCGGCACAACGCCTGGTGTGGGTAAATCATTTGTATCTTCCAACTTGGCTACGGTTACCGCTCAAGCGGGTTCGAAAGTATTGTTGGTTGACGCCGACTTACGCCGCGGCATGCTGCACCATTCTTTCGGTTTAACCGAAGAAAATGGTTTGGCCGAAATTTTAGACGGTTCTTCAAATTTCGATGCCAGCATCAAACAAACCGATGTACCGGGTTTGGACTTCATTTCACGTGGCCATTCACCGCAAAGCCCGTCTGAAATGTTGATGAGCGATAAATTTAAAGAATTTATTGCTACAGCCAAAGATAAATACGATTATGTCATTATCGATACCCCGCCAGTATTGGCTGTAACCGATAGCTCCGTGATCGGCCGACTTGCTGATTTAACGCTTCTGATTGCCCGTTATAGAAAAACTTCTCATGACGAATTGGAAGACAGCATGAGCCGCCTGAACAATGCCGGTATTAAGGTTGAAGGTGTAATATTTAACGGTGTAGAACGCACTGCACGCAACTATTACCAATATCAGGCTTATACTGGTAAATAA
- a CDS encoding low molecular weight protein-tyrosine-phosphatase, protein MKYEKILIVCTGNICRSPTAEYILKQLLPDLFIVSAGINVTPNRAAEPEAILSARKNGIDISSHIARQLTPQMCDFSDLILVMEESHIDDIALISPQSRSKTMLLGQWITPLFIQDPYKKSQDTFDQIYRQIEHACKAWAEKLK, encoded by the coding sequence ATGAAATATGAAAAGATATTAATTGTGTGTACTGGCAATATTTGCCGCTCTCCTACGGCGGAATATATCTTAAAACAACTATTGCCAGATTTATTTATTGTTTCAGCAGGAATTAACGTAACACCAAACCGAGCTGCGGAACCTGAAGCTATATTATCGGCACGCAAAAACGGCATAGATATATCGTCGCATATTGCACGACAATTAACTCCTCAGATGTGTGATTTTTCTGATTTAATTTTAGTGATGGAAGAGTCGCACATTGACGATATAGCATTAATCAGCCCTCAGTCCCGCAGCAAAACCATGTTATTAGGTCAATGGATAACCCCTCTGTTTATCCAAGATCCTTACAAAAAAAGTCAGGATACATTTGATCAAATTTATCGGCAAATTGAGCATGCCTGTAAAGCATGGGCCGAAAAGCTGAAATAA
- a CDS encoding CsbD family protein, giving the protein MNWDQIEGKWEQLIGKAKEKWGSLTDDDWKVAEGKRDQLAGRIQERYGYSREKAEKELDDWLNDN; this is encoded by the coding sequence ATGAACTGGGACCAAATAGAAGGTAAATGGGAACAACTTATCGGTAAAGCTAAGGAAAAATGGGGCAGTTTGACCGATGACGACTGGAAAGTGGCCGAAGGTAAACGCGACCAGTTGGCAGGCAGAATTCAAGAACGTTATGGTTATAGCAGGGAAAAAGCTGAAAAAGAGTTGGACGATTGGCTTAATGATAATTAA
- the rpsA gene encoding 30S ribosomal protein S1 translates to MENFAQLLEEYSAVQEMNQGEVITAEVVAIEDKFVIVNAGLKSESLIDINEFKNAQGEVEVNVGDFVTVTIESVENGFGETKLSREKAKRAADWITLEEAMENGDILSGVINGKVKGGLTVMINSIRAFLPGSLVDVRPIKDTSHFEGKEVEFKVIKLDKKRNNVVVSRRAVLEATLGEERKALLENLQEGSVVKGIVKNITDYGAFVDLGGIDGLLHITDLAWRRVKHPSEVLEVGQEVEAKVLKFDQDKQRVSLGMKQLGEDPWSGLARRYPQNTRLFGKVSNLTDYGAFVEIEQGIEGLVHVSEMDWTNKNVHPSKVVQLGDEVEVMILEIDEDRRRISLGMKQCQANPWEDFAANHNKGDKIKGAVKSITDFGVFVGLPGNIDGLVHLSDLSWSESGEEAVRKYKKGEEVEAVVLAIDVEKERISLGIKQLEGDPFGNFISVNDKGSLVKGTVKSVEAKGAVIALGDEVEAYLPASEFAADRVEDLTTKLKEGDEVEAVIVTVDRKNRSIKLSVKAKDAKESRDALNSVNAAATASAGTTSLGDLLKAKLSGDQE, encoded by the coding sequence ATGGAAAATTTTGCCCAGTTATTGGAAGAATACTCAGCCGTACAAGAAATGAACCAAGGTGAAGTCATCACCGCCGAAGTGGTTGCCATCGAAGACAAATTCGTTATCGTAAACGCCGGTTTGAAATCAGAATCCCTGATCGACATCAACGAATTCAAAAACGCCCAAGGCGAAGTTGAAGTAAACGTAGGCGATTTCGTAACCGTAACCATCGAATCAGTAGAAAACGGTTTCGGCGAAACCAAACTGTCTCGCGAAAAAGCCAAGCGCGCTGCCGACTGGATCACTTTGGAAGAAGCCATGGAAAACGGCGACATTCTTTCAGGCGTAATCAACGGCAAAGTAAAAGGCGGCCTGACCGTTATGATCAACAGCATCCGCGCATTCCTGCCGGGTTCTTTGGTTGACGTTCGCCCCATCAAAGACACTTCTCACTTTGAAGGCAAAGAAGTTGAATTCAAAGTAATCAAGCTGGACAAAAAGCGCAACAACGTTGTGGTATCACGCCGCGCCGTTCTGGAAGCCACTTTGGGCGAAGAGCGCAAAGCCTTGCTGGAAAACCTGCAAGAAGGTTCAGTGGTTAAAGGTATCGTTAAAAACATCACCGACTACGGTGCATTCGTTGACTTGGGCGGCATCGACGGCTTGCTGCACATCACCGACTTGGCTTGGCGCCGCGTGAAGCACCCGAGCGAAGTTCTGGAAGTAGGTCAAGAAGTAGAAGCCAAAGTATTGAAATTCGACCAAGACAAACAACGCGTTTCTCTGGGCATGAAACAATTGGGCGAAGATCCGTGGAGCGGTTTGGCCCGTCGCTATCCGCAAAACACCCGTCTGTTCGGTAAAGTATCCAACCTGACCGACTACGGCGCATTCGTTGAAATCGAACAAGGCATCGAAGGTTTGGTACACGTTTCCGAAATGGACTGGACCAACAAAAACGTACACCCGAGCAAAGTGGTTCAATTGGGTGACGAAGTAGAAGTGATGATTTTGGAAATCGACGAAGACCGCCGCCGCATCAGCTTGGGCATGAAACAATGCCAAGCCAACCCGTGGGAAGATTTCGCCGCCAACCACAACAAAGGCGACAAAATCAAAGGTGCGGTTAAATCCATCACCGACTTCGGCGTATTCGTCGGCCTGCCCGGCAATATCGACGGCCTGGTTCACCTCTCTGACTTGTCTTGGAGCGAATCAGGCGAAGAAGCCGTGCGCAAATACAAAAAAGGCGAAGAAGTTGAAGCTGTTGTATTGGCCATCGATGTTGAAAAAGAACGCATCTCTTTGGGCATCAAACAGCTGGAAGGCGACCCCTTCGGCAACTTCATCAGCGTGAACGACAAAGGTTCTTTGGTTAAAGGCACTGTAAAATCAGTTGAAGCCAAAGGCGCCGTGATCGCTTTGGGTGACGAAGTGGAAGCTTACCTGCCTGCTTCCGAATTCGCTGCCGACCGTGTTGAAGACCTGACCACCAAGCTGAAAGAAGGCGATGAAGTTGAAGCCGTAATCGTTACCGTTGACCGCAAAAACCGCAGCATCAAGCTGTCTGTTAAAGCAAAAGACGCCAAAGAAAGCCGTGATGCTCTGAATTCGGTTAATGCAGCTGCCACAGCCAGCGCGGGCACAACCAGCTTGGGTGATTTGCTGAAAGCTAAGTTGTCTGGCGATCAAGAATAA
- a CDS encoding TOBE domain-containing protein: protein MKTSARNQLTGIIKNIKKGSVNDEIIISLSGGQELAAIITCESCQQLALKIGNPVIALIKSTNVIIATDLDHIKLSARNQLSGVISDINRGTVNSIIEINLGDGTTLSAGITLKSTEQLNLTAGQRATALFKASDVILGVLA, encoded by the coding sequence ATGAAAACCAGTGCTCGCAACCAATTGACAGGCATTATCAAAAACATCAAAAAAGGCAGCGTAAACGATGAAATAATTATCTCCCTTTCCGGAGGTCAAGAGTTGGCCGCCATCATTACCTGCGAAAGCTGCCAACAATTGGCACTCAAAATCGGCAACCCCGTTATCGCCTTAATCAAATCAACCAATGTCATCATCGCTACCGATCTCGACCACATCAAACTCTCCGCACGCAATCAGTTAAGCGGCGTCATCAGCGACATTAACCGCGGTACGGTCAATTCCATAATCGAAATCAATTTGGGCGACGGCACCACCCTGAGCGCAGGCATTACCCTAAAAAGCACCGAACAGCTCAATTTAACCGCCGGCCAGCGCGCCACCGCCCTGTTTAAAGCCAGCGACGTCATTCTCGGCGTATTGGCCTAA
- the cmk gene encoding (d)CMP kinase — MKTSQKVIAIDGPSASGKGTVASRVAAALGWDYLDSGALYRLTALYARQNNTEWHNEPGVAALAAKLPATFEAERILLNGQDVSSDIRTEAIGMGASAIAALPAVRQALLQRQHDFLTEKGLVADGRDMGSVVFPDACLKIFLTASAETRAQRRAKQLGLPCQGIEYDRILSDIEARDETDRRRKTAPLLRLPDAELLDTSHLTIEESVKKVLDWYEKI, encoded by the coding sequence ATGAAAACAAGCCAAAAAGTTATCGCCATCGACGGCCCGAGTGCATCAGGCAAAGGCACGGTTGCCTCGCGCGTGGCCGCCGCTTTAGGTTGGGATTATCTCGATTCCGGCGCACTCTACCGCCTAACCGCCCTTTATGCCCGACAAAACAACACCGAATGGCATAACGAACCCGGCGTTGCCGCTTTGGCTGCCAAATTACCCGCCACTTTCGAAGCGGAGCGCATATTGCTCAACGGACAGGACGTCTCATCCGACATCCGCACAGAAGCCATAGGCATGGGCGCGTCCGCCATAGCCGCCCTGCCCGCAGTCAGACAAGCCCTGCTCCAACGCCAACACGATTTCCTCACAGAAAAAGGCTTGGTCGCAGACGGCAGAGACATGGGATCAGTGGTCTTCCCCGATGCCTGTCTGAAAATATTCCTAACCGCCTCAGCCGAAACACGCGCCCAACGCCGCGCCAAACAACTCGGCCTGCCCTGTCAAGGCATAGAATACGACCGCATCCTTTCCGATATCGAAGCCCGAGACGAAACCGACCGCCGCCGCAAAACAGCCCCCCTGCTCCGGCTTCCCGATGCCGAGCTGCTCGACACATCCCATCTCACAATAGAAGAGTCCGTAAAAAAAGTACTTGATTGGTATGAAAAAATTTAA